From the Plasmodium vivax chromosome 5, whole genome shotgun sequence genome, one window contains:
- a CDS encoding aminopeptidase, putative (encoded by transcript PVX_089050A), with translation MTSEEDAANVGTTSKGAEEEEKKKQKREKKQNDRYPLLVLNKKETKPTDGDREKSQVLTTDEATNSSEETPPEGYPTKGERKYLLALKSIIRTRDGWHAGDANEEKWREGDRSLSWGSPNRGRISSGSLSSGSLSSGSLSWGSLISGSLSWGSLNRESHSRRSLSSGSLYDGSPSRGPRNRRSYSYFAYNPRRDEIVNVETHSHVLMEESNESSAAVLPSSVDKNACVEANLGEKGEESARKKKWNFRRRIISRMKRRAKRDDVCQEARQEANQPAQSSVQPSVQPSVQPSAQPSVQPSEQPPAHHPASQTAEQNNFVVYKVPRYLKKKNIKCPFVYRKVFFGKYGIINYDLKGNKKGTLVITFHGLNGTNLTFLDIQKTLVKYKFQVLNFDLYGHGLSACPKYNHRKKTYGINFFLTQTEELLTHLNLLHKDFYLIGFSMGCVIAISFAKKYIQQVKKIILISPVGILEKKPFALKVLKLFPCLINISSFFMLPCFISKKNFKRASQGRNTGGKRSDSRNSSKGASNDPSNDPSNDPSNDPSSDPSKGAPNDPPNGAPGQPRQQDPQEDSDNDASDYLYNRIMWQAFVKKNITHSILGCINNLKMWSAHDIFKEVGLNHIPVLILCGEKDNICSVHVFKNTSKFFINCHMIIFRNASHLVLVEKSKEINSCVVTFFHFPNNADLRAVHHMFPVDTLGNSVLYQRADLF, from the coding sequence ATGACAAGTGAAGAGGACGCTGCTAATGTAGGAACCACTTCGAAGGGcgcagaggaggaagaaaaaaagaagcaaaaacgagagaaaaaacagaatgaTAGATATCCCCTCCTCGtattaaacaaaaaggagacaaAACCAACGGATGGTGATCGAGAAAAGAGCCAAGTGCTCACAACGGACGAAGCGACAAACAGCTCCGAGGAAACACCTCCAGAGGGATACCcaacaaagggggaaagaaaatatCTGCTCGCGCTGAAAAGCATAATTAGAACAAGGGATGGTTGGCACGCGGGCGACGCGAACGAGGAGAAGTGGAGAGAAGGGGATAGAAGTCTCAGCTGGGGAAGTCCCAACCGTGGAAGAATCAGCAGTGGAAGTCTCAGCAGTGGAAGTCTCAGCAGTGGAAGTCTCAGCTGGGGAAGTCTCATCAGTGGAAGTCTCAGCTGGGGAAGCCTCAACCGTGAAAGCCACAGCCGCCGAAGTCTCAGCAGTGGAAGCCTCTACGATGGAAGCCCCAGCCGCGGACCCCGCAACCGCAGAAGCTACAGCTACTTCGCGTACAACCCGCGGAGGGACGAAATTGTAAACGTCGAGACGCACTCGCATGTCCTGATGGAGGAGTCGAATGAGAGTAGCGCCGCTGTGTTGCCCTCCAGTGTGGATAAGAACGCGTGTGTAGAGGCCAACCTGGGAGAGAAGGGCGAAGAAAGCgcgaggaagaagaaatggaACTTTAGGCGCAGGATTATAAGCAGGATGAAACGAAGAGCGAAGCGGGACGATGTGTGTCAGGAGGCGCGTCAGGAGGCCAACCAACCGGCGCAGTCATCAGTGCAGCCATCAGTGCAGCCATCAGTGCAGCCATCAGCGCAGCCATCAGTGCAGCCATCCGAGCAACCGCCGGCTCACCACCCTGCCAGCCAAACCGCTGAGCAAAACAACTTCGTGGTATACAAAGTGCCGAGGtacctcaaaaaaaaaaacatcaagtGCCCCTTCGTGTACAGGAAGGTCTTTTTCGGCAAGTACggaattataaattatgatttgaagggaaacaaaaaagggacgcTCGTGATAACCTTTCACGGACTGAACGGAACAAACTTAACCTTCCTAGATATACAAAAAACGCTAGTCAAATATAAATTCCAGGTCCTGAACTTTGATCTGTATGGGCATGGATTATCTGCCTGCCCGAAATATAATCACCGAAAGAAGACCTACGgaataaacttttttttaacgcagACGGAGGAACTGCTGACCCATTTGAATTTGCTACACAAAGATTTCTATCTGATAGGCTTTTCTATGGGCTGCGTAATTGCCATCAGCTTTGCGAAGAAGTACATACAACAGGTGAAGAAAATCATTTTGATATCCCCCGTTGgcattttggagaaaaagCCCTTTGCCCTGAAGGTTCTGAAGCTGTTCCCCTGCCTCATCAACATTTCGTCCTTTTTCATGTTGCCCTGTTTTATTTCGAAGAAGAATTTTAAGCGCGCTTCGCAGGGGCGCAACACAGGGGGAAAGAGAAGTGACTCAAGAAACTCCTCCAAGGGTGCCTCCAACGATCCCTCCAACGATCCCTCCAACGATCCCTCCAATGATCCCTCCAGCGATCCTTCCAAGGGTGCCCCCAATGATCCCCCCAACGGCGCGCCCGGCCAACCGCGCCAGCAGGACCCCCAAGAGGACTCCGATAACGACGCGTCAGACTACCTGTACAACCGAATCATGTGGCAGGCGtttgtgaagaaaaacatcaCGCACTCAATACTGGGCTGCATTAACAACCTAAAAATGTGGAGCGCCCATGACATATTCAAAGAGGTGGGACTGAACCATATACCCGTTTTGATTCTCTGTGGAGAGAAAGACAACATCTGTAGCGTCCACGTTTTTAAGAACACGTCTAAATTTTTCATCAATTGCCACATGATAATTTTTAGGAACGCCTCCCACTTAGTTTTGGTCGAGAAGAGCAAAGAAATTAACTCCTGCGTGGTGAccttcttccacttccccAACAACGCTGACTTGAGGGCCGTCCATCATATGTTTCCCGTGGACACGCTGGGGAACTCGGTCCTTTACCAGCGGGCCGACCTCTTCTGA